The Deferribacterota bacterium genome contains the following window.
TTAGGGATAAATTAGAAGAAAAGGTGTATTGTAAGCCAAGGATAGGTGATTTCTTTGGGGGGTTAGTAGGTTTCGTAGGCTATGATATGATAAACTATACCCCTTATTTGAGAAAGAAACTGAATAATATTGAAAAAGATAGGCCTATAATGGGTTTTTTGGAGGTTGAGGACTTTTTTATTTATGATAATCACAAGGGTAAGATGTATGCAGTAGCATCCCTTAAAAAAAGTGGTTATCTAGAGGATGATTTTAGAAAGGCCTCTAATTCTCTTGATGAACTTGAGGGTTTTATCAGTAATGCAAACAATATTATAATGAATGCCAAAACAGATATAAATTTTAAAATAGACAATATTGTAAAAGATTTTGAGTACAATGAGTTTAAAGAAAGGGTTAATTATTTAAAGGATCAGATTGAGAAAGGTGAACTGATACAAGTTGTCTTATCTAATAAATATACGATTAATGGCGCTATTGACCCCCTTTTATTTTATAGAAGGCTAAGAAATCTAAATCCTTCAGCCTATATGTTTTATTTAAAGTTTAAGGATTTTGTTATATGTGGTTCATCACCTGAGACTCATCTAAAGATTACAGGTGGTAAGGCAATGCTTAAACCTATTGCAGGGACATATCCAAAGGATAGACCTATTAGATTAGTAAAAGAGGAAATATTGAAAGATGAAAAAGAGGTATCAGAGCATTTAATGTTATTAGATTTAGCTCGCAATGATTTATCTATTATGTGTGATCCAAAAAGCATAAAGGTTACAAAGGCGTTTGCCGTTGAGGATTATTCCCATGTAGTGCATATTGTCTCAGAGGTTAAAGGGATAAAGAAAAAAGGGATAAGTGCGGTTGAGCTTTTTTTATCAACCTTTCCAGCTGGTACAGTAAGTGGAGCACCTAAGGTTAGGGCAATGGAATTGTTAGATGAGGTGGAGCGCTCCCCGAGGGGGTTTTATGCAGGTTGTGCAGGTTATTTCTCTTATGGGGGCAATCTAGATTCTGCTATAATAATAAGATCGGCGTTAATAGATAATACTTCTGTGGTTTTAAGGGCTGGTGCAGGGATAGTATATGATAGTGACCCCCATAAGGAATTTTGTGAGGTTGAAAATAAATTAAGGGCTTTAACTGTAACAATTAATAGCTTATCTAGTGGGGAGGAAAAAGATGTATTTAATAGTAGATAATTATGACTCCTTTACCTATAATCTTTATACTTTGTTTTTTAATATTGGTGTAGATTGCAAAGTTGTAAAAAATGATGCACCCTTGATTGAGGAACCTAGTTTAAAGGGGATAATTATCTCCCCTGGTCCTTCACACCCATCAAAATCCTTAAATAGTATAAAATATATAGATAAATATAAAGGGAGGCTGCCTATATTGGGCGTATGTTTAGGCATGCAGACAATCTGTTTTAATCAGGGATATACAATTAGAAGATCAAAATTGATACGTCATGGCAAGGTTGACAAGGTGAGAAAGATAAAAGATTCATTAATACTAAAAGGCATTGATAATGAGTTTGAGGTTGTTCGCTATCACTCCCTTGTTGTAGAGGCAGATGATGATTATGTTACATCCCGCTCAATTTGTGATAATGAGGCAATGAGTTTTGAAGATAGGGATTTACTTCTATTTGGTGTTCAATTTCATCCTGAATCCTTTTTATCTAAAAATGGTAAAATTATCGCAAAAAATTTTATAGATATATGCGAGGGCTATTAATATGAAAGAAATAGATAATAAAAAGAACTGTTTAAATATTTACAATTTTTTAGAACTATTAATAAATAATGAACTTGATGAGGCTTTTATCAAGGACTATTTAATTAGTATGTATAAAAGGGGTATTACAGCTGAAGAGCTCTATGAGACAGTGATATTTTTAAGGCGACACTCAAAAAAAGTTGAT
Protein-coding sequences here:
- a CDS encoding anthranilate synthase component I family protein translates to MIALKYDDFVKAYKRYDRFVFIREIEGDLHTPLGIIYKNRDNPFYFMLESANLKKKLSRYTYFGFHIKYVHFFQGDRLKTYDSKFNKISESSDPFSLIRDKLEEKVYCKPRIGDFFGGLVGFVGYDMINYTPYLRKKLNNIEKDRPIMGFLEVEDFFIYDNHKGKMYAVASLKKSGYLEDDFRKASNSLDELEGFISNANNIIMNAKTDINFKIDNIVKDFEYNEFKERVNYLKDQIEKGELIQVVLSNKYTINGAIDPLLFYRRLRNLNPSAYMFYLKFKDFVICGSSPETHLKITGGKAMLKPIAGTYPKDRPIRLVKEEILKDEKEVSEHLMLLDLARNDLSIMCDPKSIKVTKAFAVEDYSHVVHIVSEVKGIKKKGISAVELFLSTFPAGTVSGAPKVRAMELLDEVERSPRGFYAGCAGYFSYGGNLDSAIIIRSALIDNTSVVLRAGAGIVYDSDPHKEFCEVENKLRALTVTINSLSSGEEKDVFNSR
- a CDS encoding aminodeoxychorismate/anthranilate synthase component II; its protein translation is MYLIVDNYDSFTYNLYTLFFNIGVDCKVVKNDAPLIEEPSLKGIIISPGPSHPSKSLNSIKYIDKYKGRLPILGVCLGMQTICFNQGYTIRRSKLIRHGKVDKVRKIKDSLILKGIDNEFEVVRYHSLVVEADDDYVTSRSICDNEAMSFEDRDLLLFGVQFHPESFLSKNGKIIAKNFIDICEGY